The Astyanax mexicanus isolate ESR-SI-001 chromosome 24, AstMex3_surface, whole genome shotgun sequence genome has a segment encoding these proteins:
- the mybl2b gene encoding v-myb avian myeloblastosis viral oncogene homolog-like 2b has translation MEMSFSRTRGEDPDCQDTDSDVADQKDCGKVKVKWAQEEDDNLRTLVQSLGTADWKYIASFLPNRSENQCLHRWYKVLDPDLVKGPWTKEEDEKVIELVNRYGNKQWAMVAKHLKGRLGKQCRERWHNHLNPDVKKSSWTAEEDLIIYKAHCVLGNRWAEIAKLLPGRTDNAVKNHWNSTIKRKVEMGYYSGVDTTLHIVPQPEPEEVVVQHTADPPEEFCYKDATEGLSVEVVTQAHPEPPKAEAAPVSSATPKRPRAPATPKSESDNGAALSISGWEADGSGFLSPSAAPTLKEVMDMMDGDLEGWCNLADFDLSADESQSSEVLQFRLEGSALQELSKGSKGELIPISPGGATPPSILSRRTRRRIALSPDANNSMTPKSTPVKILPFSPSQFLNLWTKQDTFDLENPSLTSTPVCSQKAIVTTPLHRDKTPLTQKENSVFITPNHKADLDNTPRTPTPFKNALEKYGPIRPLPPTPNLEEDLKEVLRSEAGIELIVKDESPPERRPKQMHRPPMKKVRKSLALDVLDCNDPGPARRQHTIFPTKPSRKADQSLSRCLNSSITVKKEENVLDQGFIIGPNESGVPTKPAQPTSKLIPMTPAWETVACGRTKDQLIMTEKARRYLRSLKSSTHPRALILS, from the exons AGAGGATCCAGATTGTCAGGACACTGATTCTGATGTAGCAGACCAGAAGGACTGCGGGAAAGTTAAAGTGAAGTGGGCGCAGGAAGAG GATGATAATCTGCGAACGCTGGTTCAGAGTTTAGGAACGGCAGACTGGAAATACATCGCCAGTTTTCTTCCA AATCGATCAGAAAATCAGTGTCTGCACCGATGGTACAAAGTTTTGGATCCAGACCTTGTCAAAGGACCTTGGACTAAAGAAGAAGATGAAAAG GTAATAGAGCTGGTGAATAGATATGGTAACAAGCAGTGGGCCATGGTGGCTAAGCACCTAAAGGGGCGCCTGGGGAAGCAGTGCCGCGAGCGCTGGCATAACCACCTGAATCCTGATGTGAAGAAATCCTCCTGGACCGCAGAGGAGGACCTGATCATTTATAAGGCCCACTGCGTTCTGGGCAACCGCTGGGCTGAGATTGCCAAACTACTGCCTGGAAG GACGGATAATGCGGTGAAAAACCACTGGAACTCCACCATCAAGCGTAAGGTTGAGATGGGTTACTATTCTGGAGTGGACACAACTCTACACATAGTTCCTCAGCCTGAGCCAGAGGAGGTTGTAGTTCAACACACTGCTGATCCGCCG GAGGAGTTCTGCTACAAGGACGCCACAGAGGGTCTGTCTGTAGAAGTTGTGACACAG GCTCATCCTGAACCTCCGaaagctgaagctgctccagtcaGCTCTGCGACTCCTAAACGCCCCCGAGCTCCGGCAACCCCTAAGAGTGAATCTGATAACGGGGCCGCCTTGAGTATATCGGGCTGGGAGGCAGACGGCTCCGGCTTCCTCTCGCCCTCGGCAGCGCCCACTCTGAAGGAGGTTATGGATATGATGGATGGG GACCTGGAGGGTTGGTGTAATCTGGCTGATTTTGACCTTTCTGCAGATGAAAGCCAGAGTTCAGAGGTTTTACAGTTTCGGCTTGAGGGTAGCGCTCTGCAGGAGCTCAGTAAGGGCAGTAAAGGGGAGCTCATCCCAATCTCTCCTGGTGGAGCCACACCCCCATCTATACTGAGCCGACGAACACGCCGTCGCATTGCCCTGTCTCCAGATGCCAACAACTCCATGACCCCCAAAAGCACTCCTGTAAAGATCCTCCCCTTCTCTCCCTCACAG TTTCTAAACCTATGGACCAAACAAGACACATTTGACTTGGAAAACCCCTCCCTCACCTCTACTCCTGTTTGTAGCCAAAAAGCCATAGTCACTACGCCCCTGCACCGCGACAAAACTCCCCTTACTCAGAAAGAAAACTCAGT GTTCATCACGCCAAACCACAAGGCTGATTTGGACAATACTCCTCGAACTCCGACCCCGTTTAAAAATGCTTTGGAGAAATACGGCCCTATACGACCTCTG CCCCCAACACCTAACCTAGAGGAGGACCTGAAGGAGGTTCTGCGCAGCGAAGCTGGAATTGAGCTCATCGTGAAGGACGAGAGTCCACCTGAGCGAAGACCCAAACAAATG CATCGGCCTCCCATGAAGAAAGTCCGCAAATCATTGGCTCTGGATGTGTTGGACTGTAATGACCCTGGCCCAGCTCGACGACAGCACACTATTTTTCCTACCAAACCCAGCAGAAAG GCAGACCAGTCACTGTCACGCTGCCTGAACTCCTCAATTACAGTGAAGAAGGAAGAGAATGTCTTGGACCAGGGTTTCATCATTGGCCCTAATGAAAGTGGAGTACCAACCAAACCTGCACAACCTACCTCCAAACTGATTCCT ATGACCCCAGCATGGGAAACGGTGGCATGTGGTCGAACGAAGGATCAACTGATCATGACTGAGAAAGCCCGGCGTTATCTTCGCTCACTGAAGAGCAGCACACACCCCCGAGCTCTTATCCTCTCCTGA
- the rpn2 gene encoding dolichyl-diphosphooligosaccharide--protein glycosyltransferase subunit 2 isoform X2, producing the protein MALLRLVSLLVFMLALGAQALTPSHHLSPSDVDRLQAILSQPFTDLKSAYFSIVGLSKLGVSVADANGACSFIKANVDSSSVESLFYAAEASQALASCEIHVSNETRDLLHAAVSEDSTVSQIHQAVSALSSFGLPLASQEVVSALKARISKEDNVLAITLALQTASRLSQQAELGEILEEIEDLAARLDDLGGVYLQFEEGLEATALFVSAAYALSDHVDVEPPLKEDQVIQLVNSIFSKKSWDSLSEIFSVASAAAAFSNNRFHKPVIVSALGPATVSHSQPLLQLQVTDVLCQPLSSADVVVESASSVASKAAILSKTPFTLRDGIFELNFMASKPASGYYQFSVAVKGDSRLVANHVELKVKVSTKVAINNMDLSVVDKDQSIGTKTTRVEYPSKSKASFVADSHQNFAMTFQLVDETTGVELTPHQTFVRLHNQKTGQEVVFVAEPDSKNLYKFELDTAERKTEFDSMSGTYALYLMVGDATLENPVLWNVADLVLKFLEEEAPSTIQSKNLYVPKPEIQHLFREPEKRPPTVLSNTFTALILSPLLLLLILWFKLGANISNFSLSPSSLLFHIGHAAMLGLMYVYWTHLDMFQTLKYLAIIGSLTFLAGNRMLAQKAVKRLEGK; encoded by the exons ATGGCGCTGCTCC GTTTGGTCAGCCTGCTGGTCTTCATGCTGGCTCTTGGAGCCCAAGCACTGACCCCATCACATCATCTGTCACCTTCTGATGTAGACAGGCTTCAAGCAATTTTAAGCCAGCCATTTACAGACTTAAAATCTGCATATTTCTCCATTGTTGGCCTGAGCAAGCTGGGAGTGTCCGTGGCTGATGCAAAT ggtGCATGCAGCTTCATTAAGGCAAACGTGGATTCCTCCAGTGTTGAGTCTCTCTTTTATGCTGCGGAGGCTAGCCAAGCATTAGCTTCTTGTGAG ATCCATGTGTCGAATGAGACGCGGGATTTACTCCATGCTGCTGTTAGTGAGGACTCCACAGTTTCACAGATCCATCAGGCAGTGAGTGCTCTCAGCTCCTTCGGCCTCCCTCTGGCCTCCCAGGAGGTGGTGAGTGCCCTAAAAGCACGGATCTCCAAGGAGGACAATGTCCTGGC AATCACCCTGGCTTTGCAGACAGCCTCCCGCCTCTCTCAGCAAGCTGAACTTGGAGAGATCCTGGAGGAAATTGAG GATCTGGCTGCTCGGCTGGATGACCTGGGTGGTGTCTACCTGCAGTTTGAGGAAGGTCTAGAGGCCACAGCACTATTTGTGTCTGCAGCTTATGCTCTTTCTGACCATGTGGATGTGGAGCCCCCTTTGAAAGAG GATCAGGTGATCCAGCTGGTGAACTCCATCTTCAGTAAGAAGTCGTGGGACTCTTTGTCCGAGATCTTCAGTGTGGCCAGTGCTGCTGCAGCTTTCTCCAACAACCGCTTCCATAAGCCGGTAATCGTCAGTGCTCTGGGCCCTGCCACAGTGTCGCACAGCCAGCCCCTCCTACAG CTCCAGGTGACAGATGTTCTCTGCCAGCCTCTAAGCTCAGCTGATGTGGTGGTGGAATCTGCCAGCTCTGTGGCATCGAAGGCTGCCATCCTCAGCAAGACTCCATTCACCCTGAGAGA TGGGATTTTTGAGCTGAACTTCATGGCTAGCAAGCCTGCTAGTGGCTACTATCAGTTTTCTGTCGCTGTAAAAGGAGACAGCCGTTTGGTCGCAAACCATGTTGAG CTCAAAGTAAAAGTCTCCACCAAGGTGGCCATTAATAACATGGACCTGTCTGTGGTTGATAAGGATCAGAGCATTGGCACCAAGACCACCAG AGTGGAGTATCCCAGCAAGTCCAAGGCATCCTTTGTAGCGGACAGTCACCAGAACTTTGCAATGACCTTCCAGCTTGTAGATGAAACCACTGGTGTGGAGCTCACACCTCACCAG ACCTTTGTGAGGCTGCACAACCAAAAGACTGGTCAGGAGGTGGTCTTTGTGGCAGAACCAGACAGCAAGAACCTGTATAAATTTGAGCTGGACACGGCTGAGAGAAAGACTGAGTTTGACTCCATGTCCGGCACCTATGCACTGTATCTGATGGTGGGAGATGCTACCCTGGAGAATCCAGTCCTGTGGAATGTG GCTGATCTTGTTCTCAAGTTCCTTGAGGAAGAGGCTCCATCAACTATTCAGTCCAAGAATCTGTATGTTCCCAAACCAGAGATCCAG CATCTGTTCCGTGAGCCGGAGAAGAGGCCACCCACTGTTCTGTCCAACACCTTCACCGCCCTCATTCTCTCCCCTTTACTACTACTGCTCATTCTG TGGTTTAAGCTGGGTGCCAACATTTCAAACTTCAGTTTGTCTCCCAGTTCTTTGCTGTTCCACATCGGCCATGCAG CTATGCTGGGCTTGATGTACGTATACTGGACTCATCTCGACATGTTCCAGACCCTTAAGTACCTGGCCATCATTGGCAGCCTTACATTCCTGGCCGGAAACCGAATGCTGGCCCAGAAAGCAGTAAAAAG
- the rpn2 gene encoding dolichyl-diphosphooligosaccharide--protein glycosyltransferase subunit 2 isoform X1 → MALLRLVSLLVFMLALGAQALTPSHHLSPSDVDRLQAILSQPFTDLKSAYFSIVGLSKLGVSVADANGACSFIKANVDSSSVESLFYAAEASQALASCEIHVSNETRDLLHAAVSEDSTVSQIHQAVSALSSFGLPLASQEVVSALKARISKEDNVLAITLALQTASRLSQQAELGEILEEIEDLAARLDDLGGVYLQFEEGLEATALFVSAAYALSDHVDVEPPLKEDQVIQLVNSIFSKKSWDSLSEIFSVASAAAAFSNNRFHKPVIVSALGPATVSHSQPLLQLQVTDVLCQPLSSADVVVESASSVASKAAILSKTPFTLRDGIFELNFMASKPASGYYQFSVAVKGDSRLVANHVELKVKVSTKVAINNMDLSVVDKDQSIGTKTTRVEYPSKSKASFVADSHQNFAMTFQLVDETTGVELTPHQTFVRLHNQKTGQEVVFVAEPDSKNLYKFELDTAERKTEFDSMSGTYALYLMVGDATLENPVLWNVADLVLKFLEEEAPSTIQSKNLYVPKPEIQHLFREPEKRPPTVLSNTFTALILSPLLLLLILWFKLGANISNFSLSPSSLLFHIGHAAMLGLMYVYWTHLDMFQTLKYLAIIGSLTFLAGNRMLAQKAVKRIAAEQSSRLAKYRSLR, encoded by the exons ATGGCGCTGCTCC GTTTGGTCAGCCTGCTGGTCTTCATGCTGGCTCTTGGAGCCCAAGCACTGACCCCATCACATCATCTGTCACCTTCTGATGTAGACAGGCTTCAAGCAATTTTAAGCCAGCCATTTACAGACTTAAAATCTGCATATTTCTCCATTGTTGGCCTGAGCAAGCTGGGAGTGTCCGTGGCTGATGCAAAT ggtGCATGCAGCTTCATTAAGGCAAACGTGGATTCCTCCAGTGTTGAGTCTCTCTTTTATGCTGCGGAGGCTAGCCAAGCATTAGCTTCTTGTGAG ATCCATGTGTCGAATGAGACGCGGGATTTACTCCATGCTGCTGTTAGTGAGGACTCCACAGTTTCACAGATCCATCAGGCAGTGAGTGCTCTCAGCTCCTTCGGCCTCCCTCTGGCCTCCCAGGAGGTGGTGAGTGCCCTAAAAGCACGGATCTCCAAGGAGGACAATGTCCTGGC AATCACCCTGGCTTTGCAGACAGCCTCCCGCCTCTCTCAGCAAGCTGAACTTGGAGAGATCCTGGAGGAAATTGAG GATCTGGCTGCTCGGCTGGATGACCTGGGTGGTGTCTACCTGCAGTTTGAGGAAGGTCTAGAGGCCACAGCACTATTTGTGTCTGCAGCTTATGCTCTTTCTGACCATGTGGATGTGGAGCCCCCTTTGAAAGAG GATCAGGTGATCCAGCTGGTGAACTCCATCTTCAGTAAGAAGTCGTGGGACTCTTTGTCCGAGATCTTCAGTGTGGCCAGTGCTGCTGCAGCTTTCTCCAACAACCGCTTCCATAAGCCGGTAATCGTCAGTGCTCTGGGCCCTGCCACAGTGTCGCACAGCCAGCCCCTCCTACAG CTCCAGGTGACAGATGTTCTCTGCCAGCCTCTAAGCTCAGCTGATGTGGTGGTGGAATCTGCCAGCTCTGTGGCATCGAAGGCTGCCATCCTCAGCAAGACTCCATTCACCCTGAGAGA TGGGATTTTTGAGCTGAACTTCATGGCTAGCAAGCCTGCTAGTGGCTACTATCAGTTTTCTGTCGCTGTAAAAGGAGACAGCCGTTTGGTCGCAAACCATGTTGAG CTCAAAGTAAAAGTCTCCACCAAGGTGGCCATTAATAACATGGACCTGTCTGTGGTTGATAAGGATCAGAGCATTGGCACCAAGACCACCAG AGTGGAGTATCCCAGCAAGTCCAAGGCATCCTTTGTAGCGGACAGTCACCAGAACTTTGCAATGACCTTCCAGCTTGTAGATGAAACCACTGGTGTGGAGCTCACACCTCACCAG ACCTTTGTGAGGCTGCACAACCAAAAGACTGGTCAGGAGGTGGTCTTTGTGGCAGAACCAGACAGCAAGAACCTGTATAAATTTGAGCTGGACACGGCTGAGAGAAAGACTGAGTTTGACTCCATGTCCGGCACCTATGCACTGTATCTGATGGTGGGAGATGCTACCCTGGAGAATCCAGTCCTGTGGAATGTG GCTGATCTTGTTCTCAAGTTCCTTGAGGAAGAGGCTCCATCAACTATTCAGTCCAAGAATCTGTATGTTCCCAAACCAGAGATCCAG CATCTGTTCCGTGAGCCGGAGAAGAGGCCACCCACTGTTCTGTCCAACACCTTCACCGCCCTCATTCTCTCCCCTTTACTACTACTGCTCATTCTG TGGTTTAAGCTGGGTGCCAACATTTCAAACTTCAGTTTGTCTCCCAGTTCTTTGCTGTTCCACATCGGCCATGCAG CTATGCTGGGCTTGATGTACGTATACTGGACTCATCTCGACATGTTCCAGACCCTTAAGTACCTGGCCATCATTGGCAGCCTTACATTCCTGGCCGGAAACCGAATGCTGGCCCAGAAAGCAGTAAAAAG